A window of the Streptosporangiales bacterium genome harbors these coding sequences:
- a CDS encoding sigma-70 family RNA polymerase sigma factor, with protein MFLGPFQPAVAVAGGGALIARSEATVDPGAFLPGFTAPVRLRRRARRETAPPAAVDADQAEIVALIHAAQAQDMAAFAGLYERYADLVYRYVYFRVGSQQLAEDVVSETFLRALRRLDSFTWQGRDFGAWLVTIARNIVADHFKSSRYRLEVTTADMLDSDRIEESPENAVLKAFTNVALIEAVKQLGPEQQECIVLRFLQGLSVAETARIMGRNEGAVKALQYRAVRALGRLVPDDLR; from the coding sequence ATGTTCCTCGGACCGTTCCAGCCCGCCGTCGCCGTCGCGGGAGGCGGGGCACTCATCGCCCGTTCCGAGGCGACCGTCGACCCCGGGGCCTTCCTGCCCGGGTTCACCGCGCCGGTACGCCTCAGGCGCCGTGCACGCAGGGAGACCGCGCCACCCGCCGCGGTCGACGCCGACCAGGCCGAGATCGTCGCCCTCATCCACGCGGCACAGGCGCAGGACATGGCCGCGTTCGCCGGCCTGTACGAGCGGTACGCCGACCTCGTCTACCGCTACGTCTATTTCCGGGTCGGCTCCCAACAGCTGGCCGAGGACGTCGTCAGCGAGACCTTCCTCCGCGCGCTGCGCCGCCTCGACAGCTTCACCTGGCAGGGCCGCGACTTCGGCGCCTGGCTCGTCACCATCGCGCGCAACATCGTCGCCGACCACTTCAAATCCTCGCGCTACCGGCTCGAGGTGACGACCGCCGACATGCTCGACAGCGACCGCATCGAGGAGAGCCCGGAGAACGCCGTGCTCAAGGCGTTCACCAACGTCGCGCTGATCGAGGCGGTCAAGCAGCTCGGCCCCGAGCAGCAGGAGTGCATCGTGCTCCGCTTCCTGCAGGGCCTGTCGGTCGCCGAGACCGCGCGGATCATGGGCAGGAACGAGGGCGCGGTCAAGGCGCTCCAGTATCGAGCCGTCCGGGCGCTCGGCCGGCTCGTCCCCGACGACCTTCGGTGA
- a CDS encoding glycerol acyltransferase yields MPDAQVIPFDGDRRRDGARSVPDDDHATAHDDAREETGETPRESAAGRGPLDGLLGDTFAFLRRRLTGDYTVDDTGLDTDLTDHLVLPALRLLYDGWFRVDARGLDNVPADSGALIVANHSGVLPLDGLMVQVALHDHHEAKRRLRLLGADYIFRWPVFGQLARSSGVTVACNSDAERLLAAGEVVGVFPEGFKGIGKPFTERYKLQRFGRGGFVSAALRTGTPIVPCSVVGAEETYPLLADVRPLARLFGAPYVPVTPTFPWFGPLGLVPLPSKWQLQFGEPIRTDRYDAGAADDPTLVLGLTDHIRETIQHTLYAMLLRRRSVFRS; encoded by the coding sequence GTGCCTGACGCCCAGGTGATCCCGTTCGACGGCGACCGCAGGCGCGACGGCGCGCGATCCGTCCCTGACGACGACCACGCCACCGCGCACGACGACGCCCGCGAGGAGACCGGGGAGACACCGCGGGAGTCCGCCGCAGGCCGCGGGCCACTCGACGGGCTCCTCGGCGATACGTTCGCGTTCCTACGGCGGCGGCTGACCGGCGACTACACCGTCGACGACACCGGGCTCGACACCGACCTGACCGACCACCTCGTGCTGCCCGCCCTGCGCCTGCTCTACGACGGCTGGTTCCGGGTCGACGCGCGTGGGCTCGACAACGTCCCGGCCGACAGCGGTGCGCTCATCGTCGCGAACCACTCCGGGGTGCTCCCGCTCGACGGCCTGATGGTCCAGGTGGCCCTGCACGACCATCACGAGGCGAAGCGCCGGCTGCGGCTGCTCGGTGCCGACTACATCTTCCGCTGGCCCGTCTTCGGACAGCTGGCGCGCAGCAGCGGCGTCACGGTCGCGTGCAACTCCGACGCGGAACGCCTGCTCGCCGCCGGCGAGGTGGTCGGCGTGTTCCCCGAGGGGTTCAAGGGCATCGGCAAGCCGTTCACCGAGCGGTACAAGCTGCAGCGGTTCGGCCGCGGCGGCTTCGTGTCGGCCGCGCTCCGTACGGGCACGCCGATCGTGCCGTGCTCCGTCGTCGGCGCCGAGGAGACCTACCCGTTGCTCGCCGACGTCCGTCCGTTGGCCCGGCTGTTCGGCGCGCCGTACGTGCCGGTCACGCCGACGTTCCCCTGGTTCGGGCCGCTCGGCCTGGTGCCGCTGCCGTCGAAGTGGCAGCTGCAGTTCGGCGAGCCGATCCGCACCGACCGCTACGACGCCGGCGCCGCCGACGACCCGACCCTCGTGCTCGGGCTCACCGACCACATCCGCGAGACGATCCAGCACACGCTCTACGCGATGCTCCTGCGGCGCCGGTCGGTCTTCCGCTCCTGA
- a CDS encoding MFS transporter: protein MTRRSQPRNPLLVLATRARITTGTKSTTIMPRSLRSCPYAKIPPNAATTAVTAPSGFLGSSKICGIAMDTTVRDVGRLLSRTTEARHGTVSPRIRPPGPTGRREHLAWVGDYRSVRTTVGLVFTPMSLGEDRAFRPPSQDRTARFGEVFSVREFQVLWIALAQSGIGDQLAKVALSILVFDRTGSALLTTLTYGVTYLPYLVAGPLLSPLADRYPRRAVLITTDLVRACLVGLMVIPGLPLWVLFVLVFATGLARPPFEAARSASLPDILPGDLFVVGSAVTQTTNQATQVLGFAVGGIAVALIGAPQALALNAASFLLAALLFRVGMRKRDAPHADRRPTLRHLVRHGSRAIFADPRLRALIGLGMLAGFYVVPEALAVPYVRQELGLDATHAGAMLALGPLGVALGAILITRLVRPSRRVGLMGPLAVAGLLLLLPFWFVPGFYVSCLLLFLSGLACGYNLAANQAFISIVPHATRGQALGLAQTLLMLAQGVSTIAAGALARQLTIGVTICVAGIVGALVAGWLWIDWLRAVRIHHAHQP from the coding sequence ATGACCAGGAGGAGCCAGCCGCGGAACCCCTTGCTCGTCCTGGCGACGAGGGCCAGGATCACGACCGGCACGAAGAGCACGACGATCATGCCCAGGTCGCTGCGGTCCTGCCCATACGCGAAGATCCCGCCGAACGCGGCGACGACCGCCGTGACGGCGCCCAGCGGCTTCTTGGGCTCCTCGAAGATCTGCGGCATCGCCATGGACACCACGGTACGTGACGTCGGCCGGCTGCTCAGCAGAACGACAGAAGCCCGTCATGGCACAGTGTCCCCGAGGATCCGGCCACCGGGCCCGACCGGCCGGCGCGAACACCTCGCGTGGGTTGGGGATTACCGCAGCGTCCGAACTACCGTGGGGTTAGTCTTCACGCCAATGTCTCTCGGGGAAGACCGTGCGTTCCGCCCGCCCTCCCAGGACCGCACTGCGCGGTTCGGGGAGGTCTTCTCCGTGCGCGAGTTCCAGGTGCTCTGGATCGCGCTCGCCCAGTCGGGGATCGGCGACCAGCTCGCCAAGGTCGCGCTGTCGATCCTCGTCTTCGACCGCACCGGCTCCGCGCTGCTGACGACCCTGACCTACGGCGTCACCTACCTGCCGTACCTGGTCGCAGGCCCCCTGCTGTCGCCGCTCGCCGACAGGTACCCCCGCCGCGCGGTGCTCATCACCACCGACCTCGTCCGCGCCTGCCTCGTCGGGCTGATGGTCATCCCCGGTCTGCCGCTGTGGGTGCTGTTCGTCCTGGTCTTCGCCACCGGTCTCGCGCGACCACCGTTCGAGGCGGCGCGCTCCGCGAGCCTGCCCGACATCCTCCCCGGTGACCTGTTCGTCGTCGGCAGCGCCGTCACCCAGACCACCAACCAGGCCACCCAGGTGCTCGGCTTCGCGGTGGGCGGCATCGCCGTCGCCCTGATCGGGGCACCGCAGGCTCTCGCCCTCAACGCGGCCTCGTTCCTCCTCGCCGCCCTGCTGTTCCGCGTCGGCATGCGCAAGCGCGACGCCCCGCACGCCGACCGCAGGCCGACCCTGCGGCACCTCGTACGACACGGCTCGCGGGCGATCTTCGCCGACCCGCGGCTCCGCGCGCTCATCGGTCTGGGCATGCTCGCCGGCTTCTACGTCGTCCCCGAGGCGCTGGCCGTCCCGTACGTCCGCCAGGAGCTCGGCCTCGACGCCACGCACGCCGGCGCGATGCTGGCACTCGGACCGCTCGGCGTCGCGCTCGGCGCGATCCTGATCACCAGGCTGGTCAGGCCAAGCCGCCGGGTCGGCTTGATGGGCCCGCTCGCCGTCGCCGGGCTGCTCCTGCTGCTGCCGTTCTGGTTCGTGCCGGGCTTCTACGTCTCGTGCCTGCTGCTGTTCCTCTCGGGACTCGCCTGCGGCTACAACCTCGCCGCCAACCAGGCGTTCATCTCGATCGTGCCGCACGCGACCCGCGGCCAGGCCCTCGGTCTCGCGCAGACCCTGCTGATGCTCGCCCAGGGCGTGTCGACGATCGCCGCGGGCGCGCTCGCGCGGCAGCTGACGATCGGTGTCACGATCTGCGTGGCCGGGATCGTCGGCGCCCTCGTGGCCGGCTGGCTCTGGATCGACTGGCTCCGGGCCGTCCGCATCCACCACGCCCACCAGCCCTAG
- a CDS encoding HAD-IB family hydrolase, producing the protein MPKFRRDGDAPTDGAGQHDDPLSSEQVIAHVHASQLGLLEQGPGAAAFFDVDNTVMQGASLYFIARGLAARDFFTTRDIASFAWQQAQFRLRGETNKTISDAQEAALSFIAGHRLTDVVRLAEEIYDERMADRIWPGARALTDLHLDAGQPVWLVTATPVELAEIIAKKLGLTGALGTIAKTEDGVYTGQLSQFMHGKAKAVAVRELAEREGLDLAKCTAYSDSINDLPMLELVGRPVAVNPEPALAEYARHNGWPVYDFRTTRRTLRVVLPAAAITGAAVGALYAALVVRKRRRRSLAERAVIEIERLKRRH; encoded by the coding sequence ATGCCCAAGTTCCGGCGAGACGGCGACGCCCCCACCGACGGCGCAGGACAGCACGACGATCCCCTGAGTTCCGAGCAGGTCATCGCGCACGTCCACGCGAGCCAGCTCGGCCTGCTCGAGCAGGGGCCGGGCGCGGCGGCCTTCTTCGACGTCGACAACACGGTGATGCAGGGCGCGTCGTTGTACTTCATCGCCCGCGGCCTGGCCGCCAGGGACTTCTTCACCACCCGCGACATCGCGAGCTTCGCGTGGCAGCAGGCGCAGTTCCGCCTGCGCGGCGAGACGAACAAGACCATCTCCGACGCGCAGGAGGCCGCGCTCTCGTTCATCGCCGGCCACCGGCTGACCGACGTCGTCAGGCTGGCCGAGGAGATCTACGACGAGCGGATGGCCGACCGCATCTGGCCGGGAGCCCGAGCCCTCACCGACCTGCACCTCGACGCCGGCCAGCCGGTGTGGCTCGTCACGGCGACACCGGTCGAGCTCGCGGAGATCATCGCGAAGAAGCTCGGCCTCACCGGCGCGCTCGGCACTATCGCCAAGACCGAGGACGGCGTCTACACGGGCCAGCTCAGTCAGTTCATGCACGGCAAGGCCAAGGCGGTCGCCGTCCGCGAGCTCGCCGAACGCGAGGGCCTCGACCTCGCCAAGTGCACCGCGTACAGCGACTCGATCAACGACCTGCCGATGCTCGAGCTCGTCGGCCGCCCGGTCGCGGTCAATCCCGAGCCCGCACTGGCGGAGTACGCGCGGCACAACGGCTGGCCGGTGTACGACTTCCGCACGACCCGCCGCACCCTGCGCGTGGTGCTCCCCGCCGCGGCGATCACCGGCGCCGCGGTCGGCGCGCTCTACGCCGCCCTCGTCGTCCGCAAGCGGCGGCGCAGGTCACTGGCGGAGCGCGCCGTCATCGAGATCGAGCGCCTCAAGCGCCGCCACTGA
- the hemB gene encoding porphobilinogen synthase, whose product MSTPRFPVARPQRLRRTPALRRLVAETALAPGDLVLPLFVKEGIAAPAPVASMPGVVQHTRESLRKAAFDAVSAGVGGLILFGIPAHKDARGSGADDPAGIVQLALGDLATEVGDETVLMADLCLDEYTDHGHCAVLRADGSIDNDATLERYAAIAVAQARAGAHVVGPSGMMDGQVGAIRTALDEAGFAEVAILAYSVKYASAFYGPFREAAECVPRFGDRSAYQQDPPNVDEALREVRMDLAEGADMVMVKPALSYLDVVRVVADEVDVPVGAYQVSGEYAMIEAAAANGWLDRDRVILETLTAMRRAGADIVLSYWATEVARRLTAG is encoded by the coding sequence GTGAGCACGCCCCGTTTTCCCGTCGCACGTCCACAGCGCCTCCGTCGGACGCCCGCACTCCGCCGGCTGGTCGCGGAGACCGCACTCGCGCCCGGCGACCTCGTGCTGCCGCTGTTCGTCAAGGAGGGCATCGCGGCGCCGGCGCCCGTCGCCTCGATGCCCGGCGTCGTCCAGCACACCAGGGAGTCGTTGCGCAAGGCGGCGTTCGACGCCGTCTCGGCCGGCGTCGGCGGGCTGATCCTGTTCGGCATCCCGGCGCACAAGGACGCCCGCGGCTCGGGGGCCGACGACCCCGCCGGGATCGTGCAGCTCGCCCTCGGTGACCTCGCCACGGAGGTCGGCGACGAGACGGTGCTCATGGCCGATCTCTGCCTCGACGAGTACACCGACCACGGCCACTGCGCGGTCCTGCGGGCCGACGGGAGCATCGACAACGACGCCACGCTCGAGCGCTACGCCGCGATCGCCGTGGCCCAGGCGCGCGCAGGTGCCCACGTCGTCGGACCGAGCGGCATGATGGACGGCCAGGTCGGCGCGATCCGCACCGCGCTCGACGAGGCGGGCTTCGCCGAGGTCGCGATCCTCGCCTACTCCGTGAAATACGCCTCCGCCTTCTACGGGCCGTTCCGCGAGGCGGCCGAGTGCGTGCCGAGGTTCGGCGACAGGTCCGCGTACCAGCAGGACCCGCCGAACGTCGACGAGGCGTTGCGCGAGGTGCGCATGGATCTCGCCGAGGGCGCCGACATGGTCATGGTGAAGCCGGCGCTCAGCTACCTCGACGTCGTCCGCGTCGTCGCCGACGAGGTCGACGTGCCCGTCGGCGCGTACCAGGTGTCGGGGGAGTACGCGATGATCGAGGCGGCCGCGGCGAACGGCTGGCTCGACCGCGACCGGGTGATCCTCGAGACGCTCACCGCGATGCGGCGTGCCGGTGCCGACATCGTGCTGTCGTACTGGGCGACCGAGGTCGCCCGCCGCCTCACCGCCGGCTGA
- a CDS encoding bifunctional uroporphyrinogen-III C-methyltransferase/uroporphyrinogen-III synthase, whose product MSSARTRKKKTRGQIWFLGAGPGDPELLTLRGVAALSDAEVLVVDADVATDSLRGRCRDDVEVHRVDGDDHAGNGKLVVREARAGRQVVRLVGGDPVLFGPFANEAAACAKAGLPYEVLPGVSAAIAVPAYAGVPLTTAKQREVRVVSAADETEVSALGDSTATVVVLDVEAAVAETAAALVEGGRDESTPVSVTWEGTTTRQRTVVSTLGGVAADTKDSDTEAPAVLVVGDVVAQRERLSWFETKPLFGWRVLIPRTREQAAPLTERLRRYGAVPEEVPTISVEPPRTPQQMERAVKGLVNGSYEWLVFTSANAVRAVREKFTEYGLDARAFAGVKIAAIGEQTAESIEAFGIRPDLVPTGQQSSEGLLEEFPPYDSVFDPINKVLLPRADIATETLVAGLERLGWEAEDVTAYRTVRAAPPPAETREAIKSGGFDAVLFTSSSTVRNLVGIAGKPHATTIVGVIGPATAETAEEFGLRVDVTASSPSALQLADEVAEFAATRRDEMLEAGQAFRRPSEMRRGARRRAK is encoded by the coding sequence GTGAGCTCGGCTCGCACCCGCAAGAAGAAGACAAGAGGACAGATCTGGTTCCTCGGGGCAGGTCCCGGCGACCCGGAGCTCCTGACGCTCCGCGGTGTCGCCGCGCTGTCCGACGCCGAGGTCCTCGTCGTCGACGCCGACGTCGCGACCGACTCGCTGCGCGGCAGGTGCCGCGACGACGTCGAGGTGCACCGGGTCGACGGTGACGACCACGCCGGCAACGGCAAGCTCGTCGTCCGCGAGGCCAGGGCCGGCCGCCAGGTCGTCCGCCTGGTCGGCGGCGACCCCGTGCTGTTCGGGCCGTTCGCCAACGAGGCCGCGGCATGCGCCAAGGCCGGCCTCCCGTACGAGGTGCTCCCCGGCGTCAGCGCGGCGATTGCCGTCCCCGCCTACGCGGGCGTGCCGCTCACGACCGCGAAGCAGCGCGAGGTACGGGTCGTGTCGGCAGCGGACGAGACCGAGGTCTCCGCGCTCGGCGACTCCACCGCCACGGTGGTCGTCCTCGACGTCGAGGCGGCGGTCGCCGAGACCGCGGCGGCACTCGTCGAGGGCGGCAGGGACGAGTCCACGCCCGTCTCCGTCACCTGGGAGGGCACCACCACGAGGCAGCGCACCGTCGTGTCGACCCTCGGCGGCGTGGCCGCCGACACCAAGGACTCCGACACCGAGGCGCCTGCCGTGCTCGTCGTCGGCGACGTCGTGGCGCAGCGCGAGCGCCTGTCGTGGTTCGAGACCAAACCACTGTTCGGTTGGCGGGTGCTCATCCCGCGCACGAGGGAGCAGGCCGCACCGCTGACCGAGCGGCTGCGCCGCTACGGCGCGGTGCCCGAGGAGGTCCCCACGATCTCCGTCGAGCCGCCGCGCACCCCGCAGCAGATGGAGCGCGCCGTCAAGGGGCTCGTCAACGGCAGCTACGAGTGGCTGGTGTTCACCTCGGCCAACGCCGTCCGTGCCGTCCGCGAGAAGTTCACCGAGTACGGCCTCGACGCGCGTGCGTTCGCCGGAGTCAAGATCGCCGCCATCGGCGAGCAGACTGCCGAGTCGATCGAGGCGTTCGGCATCAGGCCCGACCTCGTCCCGACCGGCCAGCAGTCGAGCGAGGGCCTGCTGGAGGAGTTCCCGCCGTACGACTCGGTGTTCGACCCGATCAACAAGGTGCTGCTGCCACGCGCCGACATCGCCACCGAGACGCTCGTCGCCGGTCTCGAACGGCTCGGCTGGGAGGCCGAGGACGTCACCGCGTACCGCACCGTCCGCGCGGCGCCGCCGCCGGCCGAGACCCGTGAGGCGATCAAGTCGGGCGGGTTCGACGCGGTGCTGTTCACCTCGTCCTCGACCGTCCGCAACCTCGTCGGCATCGCGGGCAAGCCGCACGCCACCACGATCGTCGGCGTGATCGGTCCTGCGACGGCGGAGACCGCAGAGGAGTTCGGCCTGCGGGTCGACGTCACCGCGTCGTCGCCGTCCGCGCTGCAGCTGGCCGACGAGGTGGCGGAGTTCGCCGCGACCCGTCGCGACGAGATGCTCGAGGCCGGCCAGGCGTTCCGCCGCCCCAGCGAGATGCGCCGCGGAGCCCGCCGCCGCGCCAAGTAG
- a CDS encoding glutamyl-tRNA reductase, protein MTLLVVGLNHRTAPVDVLERAVAADAHGKVTADVRDSHNVLESVVLVTCNRVELYADVTRFHVGVADLTSALERHSGVPQEQLTRCLYVHYQERAVQHLFGVACGLDSMVVGEPQILGQVRTAMRTADDDGSLGRELGELFRRALRVGKRARSEAGIDATGASLVSVALDEVRELTGEAAGRRALVVGAGAMGGLAVSALSRAGADVVVANRTPEPAARLAADYGGRAVGLADVDAELAAADVVVTCTGAVGTVLSRSGVEAALARRDGRRLVLVDLAVPRDVDPEVADLPGVTLVGLERLADRSTEPAEVAAVRRLVAEEIEAFARSLEQAQVAPTVAALRGVAARVVEHEMERLRGRAPDLDERTRAEVAKTVHRIVDKLLHTPTVRVKQLASGPGGGSYAAALRELFDLDPATAEAVARVDHGRGGDGES, encoded by the coding sequence GTGACACTGCTCGTGGTGGGGCTCAACCACCGCACCGCCCCCGTCGACGTGCTGGAACGCGCCGTGGCGGCCGACGCCCACGGCAAGGTCACCGCCGACGTGCGTGACTCCCACAACGTCCTCGAGTCCGTCGTCCTCGTGACGTGCAACCGGGTCGAGCTCTACGCCGACGTCACGAGGTTCCACGTCGGGGTCGCCGACCTCACGAGCGCGCTCGAGCGCCACAGCGGCGTGCCGCAGGAGCAGCTCACCCGCTGCCTCTACGTCCACTACCAGGAGCGCGCCGTCCAGCACCTGTTCGGCGTCGCCTGCGGGCTCGACTCGATGGTGGTGGGCGAGCCGCAGATCCTCGGCCAGGTACGCACCGCGATGCGCACGGCCGACGACGACGGCAGCCTGGGTCGCGAGCTCGGCGAGCTGTTCCGCCGCGCGCTGCGGGTGGGCAAGCGCGCGCGGTCGGAGGCCGGCATCGACGCCACGGGTGCGTCGCTCGTCAGCGTGGCCCTCGACGAGGTCCGCGAGCTCACTGGCGAGGCGGCCGGCAGGCGCGCGCTCGTCGTCGGGGCCGGTGCGATGGGCGGCCTCGCCGTGTCCGCGCTGAGCCGTGCGGGTGCCGACGTCGTCGTCGCCAACCGCACCCCGGAGCCGGCCGCGCGGCTCGCGGCCGACTACGGCGGACGGGCGGTGGGGCTCGCCGACGTCGACGCCGAGCTCGCCGCAGCCGATGTCGTGGTCACCTGCACCGGTGCGGTCGGCACCGTGCTCTCCCGGTCCGGCGTCGAGGCCGCGCTGGCGCGCCGCGACGGTCGCCGGCTCGTGCTCGTCGACCTCGCCGTGCCCCGTGACGTCGATCCCGAGGTCGCCGACCTGCCGGGCGTCACGCTCGTGGGGCTCGAGCGGCTCGCCGACCGCAGCACCGAACCGGCCGAGGTGGCCGCCGTACGCCGGCTCGTCGCCGAGGAGATCGAGGCGTTCGCCAGGAGCCTCGAACAGGCCCAGGTGGCGCCCACGGTCGCCGCGCTGCGCGGTGTCGCGGCGCGGGTCGTCGAGCACGAGATGGAGCGGCTGCGCGGCCGCGCACCCGACCTCGACGAGCGCACCAGGGCCGAGGTCGCCAAGACGGTCCACCGGATCGTCGACAAGCTCCTGCATACCCCGACCGTGCGGGTGAAGCAGCTCGCGTCGGGGCCCGGCGGCGGCTCCTACGCCGCCGCGCTGCGCGAGCTGTTCGACCTCGACCCGGCCACGGCTGAGGCCGTCGCCCGGGTCGACCATGGTCGCGGGGGAGACGGCGAGTCGTGA
- a CDS encoding glutaredoxin family protein: MAESSGAERRPRVRLLGKADCHLCDDARTVIAEVCAELGVAWTEDDLGGSPDELARWWDKIPVTLVDGEVHNYWRLDPTRLRTALTRPPRR; this comes from the coding sequence GTGGCCGAGAGTAGCGGTGCCGAGCGACGACCACGGGTCCGCCTTCTCGGTAAGGCGGACTGTCACCTCTGCGACGACGCCCGGACGGTGATCGCCGAGGTCTGCGCCGAGCTCGGCGTCGCCTGGACCGAGGACGACCTCGGCGGCTCGCCGGACGAACTCGCGCGCTGGTGGGACAAGATCCCCGTCACCCTCGTCGACGGTGAGGTGCACAACTACTGGCGCCTCGACCCGACCCGCCTCCGCACCGCACTGACCAGGCCACCCCGCCGCTGA
- the hemC gene encoding hydroxymethylbilane synthase produces the protein MTKAIRIGTRASALAHAQTQLVADALAEASGRTVELVDVTTYGDVNRGSLAQIGGTGVFVSALRDRLLDGTVDVAVHSLKDLPTAEPEGLALGAVPVRGHWADALVAPGARTLAALPAGARVGTGSPRRAAQLLAARPDLEIIDIRGNVDSRLKRVLGGPDVPDERRLDAVVLAHAGLDRLGRAGVVTEVLGPDVMLPAPGQGALAVECRGDDEGTAALLAALDDRGSRATVTAERALLAALEAGCAAPVGALATVIDAGRLELTAGAFALDGTVSVRRTATGSSGEPARLGRELAAGLLAEGAAALMGEHV, from the coding sequence GTGACCAAGGCCATCAGAATCGGCACCAGGGCGAGCGCGCTCGCGCACGCCCAGACCCAGCTCGTCGCCGACGCGCTCGCCGAGGCGTCCGGCCGCACCGTCGAGCTCGTCGACGTGACGACCTACGGAGACGTCAACCGCGGCTCGCTCGCGCAGATCGGCGGCACCGGCGTCTTCGTCAGCGCCCTTCGCGACCGGCTGCTCGACGGCACCGTCGACGTCGCCGTCCACTCGCTGAAGGACCTGCCGACCGCCGAGCCGGAGGGCCTCGCTCTCGGGGCGGTACCCGTCCGCGGGCACTGGGCCGACGCGCTCGTGGCACCGGGTGCCCGCACCCTCGCCGCGCTGCCCGCCGGCGCGCGGGTGGGCACGGGCTCGCCGCGGCGCGCCGCGCAGCTGCTCGCCGCCCGTCCCGACCTCGAGATCATCGACATCAGGGGCAATGTCGACTCCCGGCTGAAGCGCGTGCTCGGTGGCCCCGACGTACCCGACGAGCGCCGGCTCGACGCCGTGGTGCTCGCGCACGCCGGGCTCGACCGCCTCGGTCGCGCCGGCGTCGTCACCGAGGTGCTCGGGCCCGACGTCATGCTGCCGGCACCCGGGCAGGGCGCCCTCGCCGTCGAGTGCCGGGGCGACGACGAGGGAACCGCGGCGCTCCTCGCGGCGTTGGACGATCGGGGGAGCCGGGCTACCGTCACCGCTGAGCGTGCGCTGCTCGCGGCGTTGGAGGCCGGGTGCGCAGCCCCCGTGGGTGCGCTCGCGACCGTGATCGACGCCGGACGGCTGGAGCTGACGGCCGGCGCGTTTGCTCTCGACGGCACCGTTTCGGTAAGAAGGACCGCCACTGGTTCCTCAGGTGAGCCCGCACGACTCGGCCGCGAACTCGCGGCGGGGTTGCTCGCCGAGGGTGCCGCAGCTCTGATGGGAGAGCACGTCTAG
- a CDS encoding redox-sensing transcriptional repressor Rex: MTGFCRSAEQPADVTYRGVHGDAADLRGAQEAAGRRHGGRRRVRRDLRVWAGPQRPGHDRRALRAGRDPGPRRQDEQGVPRLAPPGHRVGPRRARRRGRPRRELTRAPGPRLCANVHKDVAWGRERTVRRGASTPSRSPVSSPNRPADRVRRAHGGRDRGIPDATVARLPLYLRALTGLGERGTLTVSSEDLAAASGVNSAKLRKDLSHLGSYGTRGVGYDVQYLVYQISRELGLTQDWAVAIIGMGNLGRALADYGGFVSRGFSVAALFDVDPGKVGNQVAEKVVRHVDTLEAVVREARIAIGVIATPPQAAQDVCDRLVAAGVRSILNFAPAVLHVPSDVQLRKVDLSIELQILAFHVQRNTGVDPVHAIQDAGTSDDRGGERR; the protein is encoded by the coding sequence ATGACGGGCTTCTGTCGTTCTGCTGAGCAGCCGGCCGACGTCACGTACCGTGGTGTCCATGGCGATGCCGCAGATCTTCGAGGAGCCCAAGAAGCCGCTGGGCGCCGTCACGGCGGTCGTCGCCGCGTTCGGCGGGATCTTCGCGTATGGGCAGGACCGCAGCGACCTGGGCATGATCGTCGTGCTCTTCGTGCCGGTCGTGATCCTGGCCCTCGTCGCCAGGACGAGCAAGGGGTTCCGCGGCTGGCTCCTCCTGGTCATCGCGTGGGTCCTCGGCGTGCTCGGCGCCGGGGCCGTCCTCGGCGTGAACTGACGAGGGCTCCGGGCCCCCGACTTTGTGCGAACGTTCACAAGGACGTAGCCTGGGGACGAGAGCGCACCGTCCGTCGCGGCGCGTCCACCCCGTCCAGGAGTCCCGTGTCGTCGCCCAACCGTCCCGCCGACCGCGTCCGCCGCGCGCACGGGGGTCGTGACCGCGGCATCCCTGACGCCACCGTCGCCAGGCTGCCGCTCTACCTGCGTGCCCTGACCGGGCTGGGCGAGCGCGGCACCCTGACGGTCTCGTCCGAGGACCTCGCCGCCGCGTCGGGGGTCAACTCGGCGAAGCTTCGCAAGGACCTCTCGCACCTCGGGTCGTACGGCACTCGCGGCGTCGGCTATGACGTGCAGTACCTCGTCTACCAGATCTCCCGCGAGCTCGGCCTCACCCAGGACTGGGCGGTGGCCATCATCGGGATGGGCAACCTGGGCCGCGCCCTCGCCGACTATGGCGGCTTCGTGTCGCGCGGGTTCAGCGTGGCGGCGCTGTTCGACGTCGACCCGGGCAAGGTCGGCAACCAGGTGGCCGAGAAGGTCGTGCGGCACGTCGACACGCTCGAGGCGGTCGTCCGCGAGGCGCGCATCGCGATCGGGGTCATCGCGACGCCCCCGCAGGCCGCGCAGGACGTCTGCGACCGGCTCGTCGCTGCCGGTGTCCGGAGCATCCTCAATTTCGCGCCCGCCGTGTTGCATGTGCCGTCGGACGTGCAGCTACGTAAGGTCGACCTGTCGATCGAACTGCAGATCCTCGCGTTCCACGTCCAGCGCAACACCGGTGTCGACCCGGTGCACGCGATCCAGGACGCCGGCACGAGTGACGACCGAGGAGGTGAGCGACGGTGA